The Hymenobacter sp. GOD-10R genome includes a window with the following:
- a CDS encoding glycoside hydrolase family 99-like domain-containing protein gives MDNILHRVNLDIRALAIYLPQFHPIPENDEWWGMGFTEWTNVAKAQSRFPGHYQPQLPTDLGFYDLRVTETRQLQVDMARQYGIQGFCYYHYWFNGRRILERPFEEVLASGQPDFPFCLCWANENWTRRWDGQEAEVLLKQDYSKEDDLLHIQYLAKVFADPRYIRIDNKPVFIVYRTELFPNIRETVETWRKECIRLGIGEIYLIRVERFSGNTSPTETGFDAAMEFQPDGHDFPERYYGSLKEKLLVKAGLQTSPYQRDQVYLYEQYIENVMARPQAAYKKFPCVTPAWDNSARRKENALIIHGSTPALYEKWLKHASDTFIPYSKDENLLFINAWNEWAEGNHLEPCQKWGRQYLEATARVLLK, from the coding sequence ATGGACAATATTCTCCATCGCGTCAACTTAGACATAAGAGCTCTTGCTATATACCTTCCTCAGTTTCATCCTATCCCTGAAAATGATGAATGGTGGGGTATGGGCTTCACAGAATGGACGAATGTTGCTAAAGCGCAATCCCGCTTTCCTGGTCATTACCAGCCTCAACTACCCACAGATTTAGGCTTTTATGATTTACGAGTTACCGAGACGCGTCAGTTACAAGTTGATATGGCGCGGCAATATGGGATACAAGGCTTTTGCTACTATCATTACTGGTTCAATGGACGACGAATTCTTGAACGGCCATTTGAAGAAGTACTCGCTTCAGGCCAACCAGATTTTCCTTTCTGTTTGTGCTGGGCTAATGAAAACTGGACCAGACGTTGGGATGGGCAAGAAGCGGAGGTTTTACTAAAACAAGATTATAGCAAAGAAGATGATTTGCTTCATATTCAGTATTTAGCAAAAGTTTTTGCTGACCCGCGATATATCCGGATTGATAACAAACCTGTCTTTATAGTCTATCGTACAGAGCTTTTTCCTAACATCCGCGAAACCGTCGAAACGTGGCGGAAAGAATGTATACGCTTAGGTATAGGCGAAATTTATTTGATCCGTGTAGAGCGTTTTTCCGGCAATACCAGCCCGACGGAGACCGGGTTTGATGCTGCGATGGAGTTTCAGCCCGATGGTCATGATTTCCCGGAGCGCTATTATGGTAGCTTAAAAGAAAAGCTCTTGGTCAAAGCTGGGCTTCAAACCTCGCCCTACCAACGTGACCAAGTATACTTGTATGAGCAGTACATAGAGAACGTGATGGCTAGGCCCCAGGCCGCTTACAAGAAGTTTCCTTGCGTTACGCCTGCGTGGGATAATAGTGCGAGGCGCAAAGAAAATGCACTCATTATTCACGGTTCGACACCAGCTCTATATGAAAAATGGCTGAAACATGCATCTGATACATTCATTCCGTATTCAAAAGATGAAAACCTGCTTTTTATTAATGCATGGAATGAATGGGCGGAAGGTAATCATCTGGAACCCTGCCAAAAGTGGGGAAGACAATATCTTGAAGCCACTGCACGCGTTCTGCTCAAGTAA
- a CDS encoding ABC transporter ATP-binding protein: protein MSDIAIKVENLGKLYRLGEVGTGTISQDLNRWWAKVRGNEDPFVKIGETNDRTSKGSSDFVWSLKDVSFEVKKGEVLGIIGRNGAGKSTLLKILSKVTAPTTGKINVNGRIASLLEVGTGFHPELTGRENVFLNGAILGMTKAEIRSKFDEIVDFSGVERYIDTPVKRYSSGMYVRLAFAVAAFLEPEILIVDEVLAVGDSEFQKKCIGRMKDVSVNDGRTVLFVSHDLGAVAQLCTHGIMMKNGEVFCDGKLSTVISSYLNQKTQSAIYINPNSDLSHSFIIKKIQLENDNGEVSSDFFYDRQIVIDFEINVQDKASNVGVFVMILDSKKRRVFSCESTYINSSMKLIIEPHMLVRGDYSLHAFTHVPRIKQFDIAEDVCGFKVIDSGSDMSKHGEYDYGVVFGKYKWV from the coding sequence ATGAGTGACATTGCAATTAAGGTAGAAAACCTAGGCAAGCTATATCGCTTAGGCGAAGTAGGCACGGGTACAATAAGTCAAGACCTAAACCGCTGGTGGGCTAAAGTGCGAGGTAACGAAGACCCTTTTGTCAAAATCGGAGAAACTAACGATCGTACTAGCAAAGGGAGCAGTGATTTTGTATGGTCGTTGAAAGACGTGAGTTTTGAGGTGAAGAAAGGTGAAGTGTTAGGTATTATTGGCCGCAACGGCGCAGGCAAGTCTACACTCCTCAAAATTCTTTCAAAGGTAACGGCACCTACTACTGGCAAAATAAACGTAAATGGTCGCATTGCTTCACTGCTAGAAGTAGGCACTGGATTTCATCCGGAGTTAACAGGAAGGGAAAATGTTTTCCTAAATGGCGCTATTCTAGGCATGACCAAAGCCGAGATTCGGAGTAAGTTCGATGAGATTGTAGATTTCTCCGGCGTCGAGCGCTACATAGATACGCCAGTAAAAAGGTACAGCAGTGGTATGTATGTACGATTAGCTTTTGCTGTGGCGGCTTTTTTAGAACCAGAGATCTTAATTGTGGATGAGGTACTGGCAGTTGGGGATTCTGAGTTCCAGAAGAAGTGTATAGGCCGAATGAAAGATGTGAGCGTAAATGATGGACGTACTGTTCTATTTGTTAGTCACGATCTAGGTGCAGTTGCTCAATTGTGTACACACGGTATCATGATGAAAAATGGGGAGGTTTTTTGCGATGGTAAGCTTTCTACCGTTATATCTTCCTATCTGAATCAGAAAACACAGTCTGCTATCTATATCAACCCGAATAGTGATTTGAGCCATTCATTTATAATCAAGAAAATTCAACTCGAAAATGATAATGGTGAGGTATCTAGTGATTTTTTTTATGACAGACAAATTGTGATAGATTTTGAAATAAATGTGCAGGATAAAGCGTCCAATGTTGGTGTATTTGTAATGATTCTAGATTCTAAGAAGAGAAGAGTTTTTTCTTGTGAATCAACTTATATTAATAGTTCTATGAAATTAATAATAGAGCCACATATGTTAGTCCGAGGGGATTATTCTCTGCATGCTTTCACGCATGTGCCTAGGATTAAGCAGTTCGATATCGCTGAAGATGTGTGTGGCTTCAAAGTGATTGATTCTGGTTCTGACATGTCGAAGCATGGAGAATATGATTACGGAGTAGTATTTGGTAAATACAAATGGGTTTAA
- a CDS encoding glycosyltransferase family 2 protein — MNKTISIITVNFNNKEGLVKTLRSVFEQRRDVFEYIVVDGGSADGSIDIINAYAATIDYWSSEPDTGIYNAMNKGISKATGNYLLFLNSGDCFFDKNTIENCYNFLIDNQEVDIVYGDVIVDKGVTIWRYPTQITFPYLHGSTINHQASLIKASLFSEFGPYPEKYRLASDYWLFLIAFLNNKCFKHVNMFMVDYDYAGISAVDNFSKYNSERLSIWNTFVPENIKVLVTENILMKNFMQYKLVKLGMNLNKFYQQIFKR, encoded by the coding sequence ATGAATAAGACTATTTCTATAATTACGGTCAACTTTAATAATAAAGAAGGATTAGTAAAGACTCTTAGATCTGTTTTTGAACAGAGAAGGGATGTTTTTGAATATATAGTCGTTGATGGAGGATCGGCAGATGGTAGTATTGATATTATTAACGCTTATGCAGCTACTATAGATTATTGGTCTAGTGAGCCTGATACTGGCATATACAATGCCATGAATAAAGGAATTTCCAAAGCTACTGGTAATTATCTATTGTTTCTTAATAGCGGAGATTGCTTTTTTGATAAGAACACTATTGAAAACTGTTATAATTTTTTGATTGATAACCAAGAAGTCGATATTGTTTACGGAGACGTAATAGTAGATAAAGGTGTAACTATATGGAGATATCCGACGCAAATAACCTTCCCATATCTTCACGGATCGACTATCAATCATCAGGCTTCACTGATTAAAGCTAGCTTATTTAGTGAATTCGGACCCTATCCAGAGAAATACAGGCTTGCATCCGATTATTGGTTGTTTCTAATTGCCTTTTTGAACAACAAATGTTTCAAACATGTTAATATGTTTATGGTTGATTATGATTATGCTGGCATAAGTGCTGTAGATAATTTTTCTAAATATAACTCAGAAAGATTATCTATATGGAATACATTCGTACCGGAAAATATAAAAGTTCTTGTTACAGAGAATATTCTTATGAAAAATTTTATG
- a CDS encoding glycosyltransferase family 4 protein: MLMRIAYISFEYPPDTAVGGIATYVYQVSKMMKSRGHDVEVFCGSPTRTVSETFEGILVHRVLTDTGKFPKDVLSIFQKKHEEHAFDLIESPEYSGDGYEIKKRFPSLPMVVKLHTPAAFILALDNSYSSKKISLYRKGRHMLGGLLKGEIREGYWKKGVWRNKATDIDYLTTALADQIHTPSTSLGDIVSKKWAISRSHILNVPYPFVPAEEFLKIPICATQTKNVTFIGRLEIRKGLIELAKAIPYVCEAVPDVKFKFVGKPVHSIIPGMSMDEYIKKQLVGYESRLEFTQATPKDIPSILSNTDVCVFPSIWENFPNVCLESMSAGRGIVGSNQGGMKDMLEYPKAGLLVNPLNSRAIAEAIICLLNDAELRTKLGEAARQKVLQAYNKEVIGSLMEKCYSDLL; this comes from the coding sequence ATGCTCATGCGAATAGCGTACATAAGTTTTGAGTACCCTCCAGATACAGCTGTAGGTGGCATAGCTACCTACGTCTACCAAGTATCTAAAATGATGAAGAGTCGCGGGCATGATGTAGAAGTTTTTTGTGGGTCACCTACTCGTACAGTATCTGAGACTTTTGAAGGTATCCTAGTACATCGTGTTCTTACCGACACGGGAAAGTTTCCAAAGGATGTACTATCCATTTTTCAGAAGAAGCATGAAGAGCATGCTTTTGATCTCATAGAATCTCCAGAGTATTCTGGGGATGGATATGAGATCAAAAAAAGATTTCCTTCACTTCCAATGGTTGTAAAGCTTCATACACCTGCAGCTTTCATCCTAGCATTAGATAACTCTTATTCGTCAAAAAAAATCAGTCTATACAGAAAAGGCAGACACATGCTCGGTGGACTATTGAAGGGCGAAATACGGGAAGGATATTGGAAAAAGGGGGTATGGCGTAATAAGGCAACTGATATAGACTACTTAACCACAGCATTAGCTGATCAGATTCATACACCTTCTACTTCACTTGGCGATATTGTCTCAAAGAAATGGGCAATTAGCAGAAGCCATATCTTAAATGTGCCTTACCCATTTGTTCCTGCCGAAGAGTTCTTGAAAATACCTATCTGTGCTACACAAACCAAAAATGTTACTTTTATTGGACGTTTAGAAATAAGGAAGGGCTTAATAGAGCTTGCTAAAGCAATTCCTTACGTTTGTGAAGCTGTGCCTGACGTCAAATTTAAGTTTGTAGGTAAACCTGTTCACTCCATTATTCCTGGTATGAGCATGGATGAGTATATCAAAAAGCAATTAGTTGGGTATGAAAGTAGACTAGAGTTCACTCAAGCTACTCCCAAGGATATTCCTAGCATTCTATCAAATACTGATGTTTGTGTTTTTCCTAGTATATGGGAAAACTTTCCTAATGTTTGTTTAGAATCAATGAGCGCAGGTAGAGGAATTGTAGGAAGTAATCAAGGAGGAATGAAGGATATGCTGGAATACCCAAAGGCCGGATTACTGGTAAACCCATTGAATTCACGAGCAATTGCCGAAGCTATTATTTGCTTATTAAACGACGCAGAACTGAGAACAAAATTAGGAGAAGCAGCGAGGCAAAAAGTTTTACAAGCCTACAATAAAGAGGTAATAGGAAGCCTAATGGAGAAGTGTTACAGCGATTTGCTGTAA
- a CDS encoding acyltransferase, with protein MSKVSSRNYAVDVFRLLGALSVVALHVPYADLSNSLVLGIRWWGRWAVPFFFLLSGYFFQKNYAARGEVQFVRTIKNLLAIYIISNLIYLVAALVEENKYFYQLLDFYTLDNGISEHLWFIGSMLFGYLILLYLLERFSDKLLIIGSVALYITVVLADAYSGFFHTQFDHGFIRYFVSIPFLLWGFMAAKKAEYIKRLPLVLIYILLPVSFLLQAIEIILIYRKSGFSPHNQEFVLLTLLFAVVVFALALKLTTNRDTILARFGRQYSLLIYLYHPLLNLLLFRFVDLASLGGGYLMLRNPILSFVFCLVIFIIIDRFFPAVIRVLSGG; from the coding sequence ATGAGTAAAGTAAGTTCTAGAAACTATGCAGTTGATGTGTTTAGGCTGCTAGGTGCCTTGTCTGTTGTTGCTTTGCATGTGCCTTATGCAGACTTATCAAACAGCTTAGTTCTCGGAATTCGATGGTGGGGACGCTGGGCCGTTCCGTTCTTTTTTCTACTTAGCGGCTACTTCTTTCAAAAAAACTATGCTGCTAGAGGCGAGGTGCAGTTTGTAAGAACAATCAAAAACCTACTGGCTATTTACATAATTAGTAATCTTATTTACTTAGTAGCAGCTTTAGTTGAAGAAAATAAATATTTTTATCAGTTACTAGACTTCTATACTTTAGATAATGGTATATCAGAGCATCTATGGTTTATTGGTTCGATGTTGTTCGGCTACTTGATTCTCTTATATCTACTAGAGAGATTTTCGGATAAGTTATTAATCATAGGGTCAGTTGCTCTATATATAACTGTAGTCTTGGCAGATGCTTATTCTGGCTTCTTTCACACCCAGTTTGATCATGGTTTTATCAGATACTTTGTTTCTATTCCCTTCTTATTATGGGGATTTATGGCAGCCAAAAAAGCTGAATATATTAAGAGGCTTCCATTAGTTCTAATTTACATTCTTCTTCCTGTCTCCTTTCTTCTGCAAGCAATTGAGATAATACTCATCTATCGTAAAAGTGGTTTTAGTCCTCATAATCAAGAATTCGTTCTGTTAACTTTACTTTTTGCTGTAGTTGTTTTTGCTTTAGCCTTAAAGCTGACAACAAACCGTGATACTATTCTCGCTAGGTTTGGACGGCAGTATTCATTGCTTATTTACTTGTATCATCCATTGTTAAATTTGTTATTGTTTAGATTTGTAGATCTTGCTAGTTTAGGAGGAGGCTACTTGATGTTACGGAACCCTATACTAAGCTTTGTTTTTTGTCTTGTTATTTTTATTATAATAGATAGGTTCTTCCCTGCTGTTATCCGGGTTTTGAGTGGCGGGTAA
- a CDS encoding glycosyltransferase family A protein, with the protein MHKIVVKSTMTPTVSIVIPCYNHGAYLQEAIESIEKSSGGTSFEIIIVDDGSTEPSTLVTLQELKEKGYNLIRQNNQGLAAARNNGIAAAKANYILPLDSDNKVHSNYLTQAVDILDQDSSVDVVYGNPIFFGDSDRGAGLRQVGEFSFIKMLDCNYIDACALYRKSLWEKVGGYDGKMAFMGHEDWEIWINMFLSGGKFHYLNKACFYYRVVANSMSASDSYEASKHIVNKEYIYGKHHSGIISYLLDIAKKYEFHNAYLENNKLKFIIKVALGYNTY; encoded by the coding sequence TTGCACAAAATCGTTGTAAAAAGTACTATGACACCAACTGTCTCTATTGTAATTCCATGTTATAATCATGGAGCTTATCTGCAAGAGGCCATCGAGAGCATTGAGAAAAGTTCAGGAGGTACCTCTTTTGAGATTATTATTGTAGATGATGGCTCTACTGAGCCATCGACACTGGTTACTTTGCAGGAGCTTAAGGAAAAAGGCTATAACTTAATTCGTCAGAACAATCAAGGGTTGGCCGCTGCTAGAAATAATGGCATAGCAGCTGCTAAGGCCAACTATATTCTGCCTTTGGACAGTGATAATAAAGTTCATAGTAATTACTTAACGCAAGCTGTAGATATATTAGATCAAGATAGTTCAGTTGATGTGGTGTATGGCAACCCTATCTTCTTTGGGGATAGTGATAGAGGAGCAGGGTTGAGGCAAGTGGGTGAGTTTAGTTTTATAAAGATGCTTGATTGTAATTATATTGATGCTTGTGCATTGTATAGAAAGTCACTGTGGGAAAAGGTAGGTGGATATGATGGGAAGATGGCTTTTATGGGCCATGAGGATTGGGAAATTTGGATTAATATGTTTCTTTCAGGGGGGAAATTTCATTATTTAAATAAAGCATGCTTCTATTACAGAGTAGTTGCTAATTCTATGTCAGCATCTGATTCATATGAAGCATCAAAGCATATTGTTAATAAGGAGTATATCTACGGTAAACACCATTCAGGGATAATTAGTTATTTGCTTGATATTGCTAAAAAGTATGAATTTCATAATGCGTACCTTGAGAATAACAAATTAAAATTTATCATAAAGGTAGCTTTAGGTTATAATACATATTAG
- a CDS encoding DUF5672 family protein: MVTPVYKDFEDLDNTEKISFLQMCKVLCAYDIFIVTHASIDVDKYSDQVDCVINCKIFDKSYFADISGYNKLLIDIKFFGSFEGYDYMLITQLDVFVFKNNVSFFTDKGYDYIGAPWFEGFGTASKDSKIIGIGNGGFSLRNINSSLAVLKLLSLFNITSSSPASLVQALKNPITFLKVARHEIIRTKRNYSSILPWLFNENEDLFWCKVIPAFFPWFKVGNVQDAIAFAFEVNADVLFAINGNQLPMGAHAWQKYNVGFWKPFIEKFGYTLE, encoded by the coding sequence GTGGTTACTCCAGTATATAAAGATTTTGAAGATCTTGATAATACAGAGAAGATATCTTTTCTGCAAATGTGCAAAGTTCTATGTGCTTACGATATTTTCATAGTGACACATGCGAGTATTGACGTTGATAAGTATAGTGATCAAGTTGACTGCGTTATCAACTGCAAAATATTCGATAAAAGTTATTTTGCGGATATATCAGGTTATAATAAGCTTCTTATTGATATAAAGTTTTTCGGATCTTTCGAAGGATACGATTATATGCTAATTACTCAGTTAGATGTATTTGTTTTTAAAAATAATGTTAGCTTCTTTACTGATAAAGGTTATGATTATATTGGCGCGCCTTGGTTTGAAGGGTTTGGCACTGCTTCAAAAGACAGTAAGATAATTGGAATAGGTAACGGCGGTTTTTCTCTGCGGAATATCAATTCCTCTTTGGCTGTATTGAAATTGCTATCATTATTTAACATAACTTCAAGTAGTCCAGCAAGCCTGGTACAGGCGTTGAAGAATCCTATTACATTCTTGAAGGTAGCAAGGCATGAGATAATACGCACAAAGCGGAACTATTCCTCCATACTACCTTGGCTTTTCAACGAGAACGAAGATCTCTTCTGGTGCAAAGTAATACCTGCGTTTTTTCCCTGGTTTAAGGTTGGTAACGTTCAGGATGCTATTGCATTTGCTTTTGAAGTAAACGCTGACGTTTTATTTGCTATAAATGGAAACCAACTACCGATGGGGGCTCATGCTTGGCAAAAGTATAATGTTGGCTTTTGGAAGCCTTTCATCGAAAAATTCGGCTATACGCTTGAGTAG
- a CDS encoding glycosyltransferase family 2 protein yields MSTKKPKVSVIIPNYNHARYLPQRIESVLKQTVSYIEVVILDDCSPDNSREIIEKYASQDSRIRVVYNEENSGSTFKQWNKGFALAQGEYIWIAESDDYADEYFLEKLVSKLDDDPEVGLVYCDSWNLFEYNNTVARSHALYAELDPELWEKDFCVEGNFLIRKFMSYRNVIPNASAVVFRRSIAERAGPADEKMRLVGDWLYWASIFAISKVCFVAEPLNYFRHHSNNVRSKTLVNGIYFYELTLVLAAIKSYGNPDEHFYSKTLIEFFNMWFEGVLRYDIPLTRNYAIYKNMTKLDKPTAALTKSRCKEFLLSNNYSALRQLLGDKTLYPIFRKVISFVKI; encoded by the coding sequence ATGAGTACAAAAAAACCTAAGGTTTCGGTTATTATTCCCAATTATAACCATGCTCGTTATCTGCCACAGCGTATCGAGTCGGTATTAAAGCAGACAGTAAGCTATATAGAAGTAGTAATACTAGACGACTGCTCTCCTGATAATAGCCGTGAAATTATTGAGAAGTACGCCTCTCAAGACTCTCGCATTCGTGTCGTCTATAATGAAGAAAATAGTGGTAGTACTTTCAAGCAGTGGAATAAGGGGTTTGCACTAGCGCAAGGAGAGTATATCTGGATTGCTGAGAGTGATGATTATGCTGACGAATATTTTTTAGAAAAATTAGTTTCTAAGTTAGATGATGATCCTGAAGTTGGCTTAGTTTATTGTGATTCATGGAATCTATTTGAATACAATAATACAGTTGCCAGAAGTCATGCTCTATACGCGGAGCTAGACCCTGAATTATGGGAAAAGGATTTCTGTGTAGAGGGGAATTTCTTAATAAGGAAATTCATGTCATATCGAAATGTGATACCCAATGCTAGTGCAGTAGTTTTTAGACGCTCCATTGCAGAAAGAGCAGGGCCCGCTGATGAGAAAATGAGGTTGGTAGGAGATTGGCTGTATTGGGCTAGCATATTTGCTATATCTAAAGTATGCTTTGTGGCAGAACCGTTAAATTATTTCAGACATCATAGCAATAATGTTCGAAGTAAAACCCTGGTGAACGGTATATACTTTTATGAATTAACGCTTGTGCTAGCTGCCATAAAAAGCTATGGGAATCCAGATGAGCACTTTTACAGTAAAACACTGATTGAGTTTTTTAATATGTGGTTTGAGGGTGTGTTGAGATATGACATACCCCTAACCAGGAATTATGCTATTTACAAGAATATGACCAAATTGGATAAGCCTACAGCGGCATTGACAAAATCAAGGTGTAAAGAATTTTTGCTTTCTAATAATTATAGTGCACTAAGACAACTCCTAGGAGATAAAACTTTATACCCAATTTTTAGAAAAGTTATTAGCTTTGTCAAGATTTAG
- a CDS encoding FkbM family methyltransferase → MKNFKNIFHRNTLAKINFKKKIEHTGVTFDEYCHYIYGDMYTKKDVSDSLLYGVEIKRNNTFWFVQNVEEVFVDEVYKFETETTSPVILDCGANIGLSVIYFKRMFPNARITAFEPDSNIYNVCKNNISAFKFTDINLVNAAVWKSNGVLTFQADNSLGGKIIDAGNEANNIRQVKAVRLKDYLKEKIDFLKIDIEGAEDEVLFDCKDSLSLVQNLFIEYHSSSAKPQLLQDLLDVVSKAGFRYHIKSAWNIMEHPFVDHNKIDREAFDMQLNIFAYR, encoded by the coding sequence ATGAAAAACTTTAAAAATATTTTTCATAGAAACACCTTAGCTAAAATCAATTTCAAAAAAAAAATTGAACATACTGGGGTTACATTTGACGAGTACTGTCATTACATATATGGTGATATGTATACGAAGAAAGATGTTTCTGATTCTTTACTTTATGGCGTTGAAATAAAAAGGAATAATACATTTTGGTTTGTGCAGAATGTCGAAGAAGTTTTTGTAGACGAAGTATATAAGTTTGAGACTGAAACTACGAGTCCTGTGATATTGGATTGTGGTGCTAATATTGGTTTGAGTGTTATTTATTTCAAGCGCATGTTTCCTAATGCAAGAATTACGGCTTTTGAACCTGATTCAAATATATATAATGTTTGTAAAAATAATATAAGTGCATTTAAATTTACAGATATAAATTTGGTGAATGCAGCTGTTTGGAAGTCAAATGGTGTGTTGACGTTCCAAGCAGATAATTCATTGGGAGGTAAGATTATAGATGCCGGCAATGAAGCCAATAATATAAGGCAAGTTAAGGCAGTGAGATTGAAAGATTATCTCAAGGAAAAAATAGACTTTTTGAAAATTGATATTGAAGGAGCAGAAGATGAAGTGCTTTTTGATTGTAAGGATAGTCTGTCATTAGTTCAGAATCTATTTATAGAGTATCATAGCAGCTCTGCAAAGCCCCAGCTTTTACAAGATTTATTAGATGTTGTAAGTAAAGCAGGTTTTAGATACCATATAAAATCTGCGTGGAATATCATGGAGCACCCATTTGTTGACCATAATAAAATAGATCGTGAGGCGTTCGATATGCAGCTTAATATATTTGCGTATAGATAG
- a CDS encoding ABC transporter permease — MNSTNVLTKPERPTLTSVEPEAWTEVIQPRSNLLDLGLKDVWRYRDLVMLFVRRDFVSTYKQTVLGPIWFFIQPLLTTITYVIIFGRVAKLNTDGLPGPVFYLAGITIWNYFAQTLTSTSTVFRDNASIFGKVYFPRLTMPLSIVISNLVRFGIQFGLFLLMWGYYLIKGSAVHPNGFILLTPVLVVIMGLLSLGLGMIFSALTTKYRDLAMLLAFGVQLLMYATPVIYPLSSITNPEYRLLIAANPMSSIVEAFRYAFLGSGTFSWGALGYSLAVTVTVLLAGIIIFNRVQKSFTDTV; from the coding sequence GTGAATTCTACGAACGTTTTGACCAAACCTGAGCGCCCAACCCTCACATCAGTAGAGCCAGAGGCGTGGACCGAGGTTATCCAGCCCCGCTCCAATCTGCTGGACCTAGGCCTCAAAGATGTATGGCGCTACCGCGACTTGGTGATGCTGTTTGTGCGGCGCGACTTTGTCTCAACCTACAAGCAGACGGTGCTAGGTCCCATTTGGTTCTTCATCCAGCCCCTGCTCACAACTATTACCTACGTTATTATTTTCGGTAGGGTCGCAAAGCTTAACACCGACGGCTTGCCCGGCCCCGTATTTTACCTGGCTGGCATTACCATCTGGAACTACTTCGCCCAGACGCTGACCTCTACTTCCACAGTCTTTCGCGACAATGCCTCAATCTTCGGTAAGGTGTACTTCCCACGCCTGACCATGCCGCTCTCCATTGTCATTTCCAACCTGGTGCGTTTTGGCATTCAGTTCGGGCTGTTCCTGCTGATGTGGGGGTACTACCTTATCAAAGGCAGCGCGGTACACCCTAATGGGTTTATACTACTTACGCCTGTGCTGGTCGTGATTATGGGTTTGTTGTCGTTAGGGCTCGGAATGATTTTCAGCGCCCTCACCACTAAGTACCGTGACCTAGCTATGCTGTTAGCGTTTGGTGTGCAGCTGCTGATGTATGCCACTCCGGTTATCTATCCGCTCTCAAGCATCACCAATCCTGAGTATCGGTTGCTGATTGCGGCCAACCCGATGAGCTCCATTGTAGAAGCTTTCCGATACGCTTTCTTGGGCTCGGGTACGTTCAGTTGGGGCGCTTTAGGCTACAGCTTAGCCGTAACAGTGACTGTGCTGCTGGCAGGCATCATCATTTTCAACCGGGTACAGAAAAGCTTCACGGATACGGTGTAG
- a CDS encoding glycosyltransferase family 2 protein: protein MPKLSIIIPCYFNEANIPVTTRELIANESLFPSEVSFEYVLVDDGSRDNTLRELLAFRAAYPNKVRVVELAGNVGSYNAIVAGMEYATGDCLAIITADLQDPPELMVQMYDYWRKGLKLVIGNRQDREETGLQKLFSNAFHALMKRIALPNIPDGGFDFVFFDRKVSEEILKLKERNSNIFYLMVWLGYPYVNIPYVRRKRKLGKSRWTLQKKIKLLIDSVMAFSFFPVRAISVLGILLGFSALFYGIYLAVLRVLGDIQVEGWTGLMVVMLFVAAFQMIALGIIGEYVWRGLDAARRRPLYVVQQVYEQNQEK from the coding sequence ATGCCTAAGCTCTCCATCATTATTCCTTGCTACTTCAACGAGGCTAATATCCCGGTCACTACCCGCGAGTTGATTGCCAACGAAAGCCTATTCCCCTCGGAAGTCAGCTTCGAATATGTGCTGGTTGATGATGGTTCGCGCGACAATACCTTGCGCGAGTTGCTGGCTTTTCGGGCCGCTTACCCCAACAAAGTGCGCGTAGTAGAGCTAGCCGGCAATGTAGGCTCTTACAATGCCATTGTTGCCGGTATGGAGTACGCTACCGGCGACTGCCTAGCCATCATCACTGCCGATCTGCAAGATCCGCCAGAGCTGATGGTGCAGATGTACGACTACTGGCGAAAAGGACTAAAGCTTGTCATCGGGAATCGGCAGGATAGGGAAGAAACTGGTCTACAAAAACTGTTTTCCAATGCGTTTCATGCCTTAATGAAGCGCATTGCTCTCCCGAATATCCCGGACGGCGGCTTCGATTTTGTTTTCTTCGATCGCAAGGTGAGTGAAGAGATACTAAAGCTAAAGGAGCGCAACAGCAATATCTTCTATCTGATGGTCTGGCTCGGTTATCCTTACGTCAATATTCCTTACGTGAGGCGCAAACGCAAGCTAGGTAAGTCGCGCTGGACGCTGCAGAAGAAGATAAAGCTGCTGATTGACTCTGTTATGGCCTTTTCCTTTTTCCCGGTGCGTGCCATTTCCGTGCTTGGTATTCTTCTCGGATTCAGTGCGTTATTCTATGGAATTTACCTAGCCGTACTAAGAGTGCTGGGCGATATACAGGTAGAAGGCTGGACGGGTTTGATGGTGGTGATGCTATTCGTGGCCGCTTTTCAGATGATAGCTCTGGGCATCATCGGAGAATATGTATGGCGTGGCTTGGATGCCGCTCGTAGACGGCCCCTGTACGTGGTACAGCAAGTATACGAGCAAAACCAGGAAAAATAG